A part of Larimichthys crocea isolate SSNF chromosome VII, L_crocea_2.0, whole genome shotgun sequence genomic DNA contains:
- the LOC104923287 gene encoding tripartite motif-containing protein 3, giving the protein MSVTMAKRETGSTSPVVRQIDKQFLVCSICLDHYHNPKVLPCLHTFCEKCLQNYIPPQSLTLSCPVCRQTSILPEKGVAALQNNFFITNLMEVLQRDPECSRPEACNVLESASAATACQPLSCPNHEGKVMEFYCESCETAMCLECTEGEHREHVTVPLRDVLEQHKSALKNQLDAVRNRLPQLTAAIELVNEISKQLTERKNGAVTEISNTFDELEKALHQRKTALITEVENICSTKQKVLQAQLTSLLQGKENIQSSCNFTEQALSHGSATEVLLVQKQMGERVSALARHTFPEHPHENGHLECQVETDGLRRSIQNLGVLITTGAVGHTSVATGEGLRHALVSQHTTVTVTTKDKDGELVKTGNADLRAEIVSADGACTEAEVVDNKNGTYEVGYTIRSEGEFSFSLLLYEQPVRGSPFRLRAVKPSDVLQSPDDVKRRVKSPSGGGGHVRQKAVRRPSSMYSTTKKKENPIEDELIYRVGTRGRDKGEFTNLQGISTSSNGRIVVADSNNQCIQVFSNDGQFKMRFGVRGRSPGQLQRPTGVTVDMNGDIIVADYDNRWISIFSSDGKFKNKIGAGRLMGPKGVAVDKNGHIITVDNKACCVFIFQSNGKLVTKFGARGTSDRHFADKSGANIALEQKLSKSGPVFSPHFVAVNNKNEIVVTDFHNHSVKVYNADGEFLFKFGSHGEGNGQFNAPTGVAVDSNGNIIVADWGNSRIQVFDSSGSFLSYINTTADPLYGPQGLALTSDGHVAVADSGNHCFKVYRYLQ; this is encoded by the exons ATGTCCGTCACTATGGCTAAGCGTGAGACCGGCAGCACCAGCCCTGTGGTCAGGCAAATAGACAAGCAGTTCCTGGTCTGCAGCATTTGTTTGGACCATTATCACAACCCTAAGGTCTTGCCCTGCCTGCACACCTTCTGTGAGAA ATGTCTACAGAACTACATTCCTCCGCAGTCTTTGACACTGTCCTGCCCAGTATGCAGACAGACCTCTATCTTGCCAGAGAAGGGTGTTGCAGCCTTGCAGAACAACTTCTTCATAACAAACCTAATGGAGGTGTTACAGCGAGACCCTGAGTGCAGCCGACCCGAAGCCTGTAATGTTCTCGAGTCAGCCAGTGCAGCTACGGCCTGTCAGCCCCTCTCTTGCCCCAACCACGAGGGCAAG GTGATGGAGTTTTACTGCGAGTCATGTGAAACAGCCATGTGTCTGGAGTGTACAGAAGGAGAGCACAGGGAACATGTGACAGTTCCTCTGAGGGATGTGCTAGAACAGCACAAGTCGGCACTAAAAAACCAGCTGGACGCTGTTCGCAACAG ACTACCTCAGCTGACGGCTGCTATTGAACTTGTGAACGAGATATCCAAGCAGCTCACGGAGCGGAAAAATGGCGCAGTGACTGAAATCAGCAACACTTTTGACGAGCTGGAGAAGGCTTTGCACCAACGCAAGACTGCTCTCATTACTGAGGtggaaaacatctgcagcactAAGCAAAAG GTGCTTCAAGCCCAGCTGACCTCTTTGCTTCAGGGTAAAGAGAACATTCAAAGCAGCTGCAACTTCACAGAGCAGGCCCTGAGCCATGGCAGTGCCACTGAGGTCCTGTTGGTCCAGAAGCAGATGGGTGAGCGGGTCAGTGCCCTGGCACGACACACCTTTCCTGAGCATCCCCATGAAAATGGACATCTGGAATGCCAGGTAGAGACGGATGGACTGAGGCGCTCCATCCAGAACCTGGGAGTCCTGATCACAACGGGGGCTGTAGGGCATACTAGTGTTGCCACCGGTGAAGGCCTGAGACATGCACTGGTCAGCCAGCACACTACTGTCACAGTCACTACTAAAGACAAGGATGGAGAACTAGTGAAGACTGGAAATGCTGACCTGAGGGCAGAGATTGTCTCTGCAGATGGAGCGTGCACTGAAGCTGAGGTGGTGGACAACAAGAACGGCACCTATGAGGTTGGATATACAATCCGCTCGGAGGGAGAattctccttctctttgctGCTATATGAGCAGCCTGTGAGGGGGAGTCCGTTCCGTCTGCGTGCTGTCAAACCGTCGGATGTCCTGCAGTCACCAGACGATGTGAAGAGAAGGGTGAAGTCCccgagtggaggaggaggtcatgTTCGACAGAAAGCTGTGCGCAGGCCCTCCAGCATGTACAGCACCACCAAGAAAAAGGAAAACCCAATAGAGGATGAGCTGATCTACAGAGTGG GAACAAGAGGACGAGATAAAGGAGAATTCACTAACCTACAAGGCATCTCGACCTCCAGTAATGGACGGATCGTTGTGGCAGACAGCAACAACCAGTGCATACAG GTATTTTCAAATGATGGACAGTTTAAGATGAGGTTTGGTGTCAGAGGTCGTTCACCGGGGCAGCTGCAGCGCCCCACAGGGGTCACAGTCGACATGAACGGCGACATTATTGTAGCTGACTACGACAACAGATGGATTAGCATCTTCTCCTCAGATGGCAAGTTTAAG AACAAAATTGGTGCTGGAAGACTGATGGGACCCAAAGGCGTGGCTGTGGATAAGAATGGACATATCATCACGGTTGATAATAAGGCCTGCTGTGTCTTCATCTTCCAATCAAATGGGAAGCTGGTGACAAAGTTTGGAGCCAGAGGAACATCAGACAGACACTTTGCAG acAAAAGTGGTGCAAACATTGCACTGGAACAAAAGCTTAGTAAATCTGGCCCTGTTTTCA GTCCTCACTTTGTGgctgtaaataacaaaaatgaaattgtGGTAACAGACTTCCATAACCATTCAGTCAAG GTGTACAATGCAGATGGGGAGTTCCTGTTTAAATTCGGCTCCCATGGAGAGGGAAACGGCCAGTTCAACGCTCCAACAGGCGTGGCTGTGGATTCCAATGGAAATATCATTGTTGCCGATTGGGGCAACAGTCGGATCCAG GTGTTCGACAGCTCTGGGTCTTTCCTATCCTACATCAACACAACAGCGGACCCCCTTTATGGCCCCCAGGGCCTGGCCCTGACGTCTGATGGTCATGTGGCGGTGGCAGACTCTGGGAACCACTGCTTCAAGGTCTACCGCTACCTGCAGTAG
- the LOC104923307 gene encoding FH2 domain-containing protein 1, which yields MQPGGPPAPPPPPPPPPPPPPPPPPPPPPAPGLPPSLNGAGFIGKGSRRSSRMRNFNWETLPKHSVIGKHNIWTADKTDGEYELDTDHMEELFSHKQGQQKLKALNRQSLRGLPTPGSGGEIVSILSSKRSMNLGIFLKQFKRPVKDMIEDIKSGSSLNFASGKLKELCKLLPDKEEVKQLVSFKGDHFALPEADLFMLLLVKIPSYEERLNCLVVKEEFFPLMDEMKEFISSLTNAGNELLESDHLHSVIRLVLKTGNYMNAGGYAGSAVGFRMASLLKLADTKANKPGMNLMHYVVIQAQKADKALLKFPEQLEHIEAAARINKGEIEVEFERQVKKLQSVKVDTLKQEDLKAQMEDFLKEAEVCVEEIETDLQELQSVSDSVAEYFCEDPNKFRLDECCSIFHSFCEKFMRAIQENKAREGADVQRRHRDRLQCATKRRSTATCSSREMDGIALESVLQNFLTNRASRRRLGRPSSSNGSPTSSSPKNGSLSEITSQENLPTLNQKRVKEIGRKEWNSASELTETSSQKKVQSNSEENNAKAGIPHEEEMKPSKEEEDFTQPVNRTTRISSSGRSFSATPDDGEEDVQDNNEVEAQKLREASKKVLRFQNSRSSVSSSDHSFENQKSPSARTKLPRQRTFDETTDSYPGDPTNEDLVNFLLNTQSSSKRNLGRRHTLPTKVPKTEEVKDDPWAHPPVRTPNSAAREKDILPAEGDGHSLSKQVFVFTNVSHKSPSAEEKNKPMVSLNHAPDEGLGEQNQDSKSVETTSSHVQKNNENIPPKSTWIKTETSGLFFSFLKRLGDLGKPNSKETVNKGADSSA from the exons CCCGCCCCACCACCTccgccacctccaccaccacctcctcctcctcctccaccaccaccaccacctccagcaCCTGGTCTCCCTCCATCCCTAAATGGCGCAGGCTTCATTGGCAAGGGGTCTCGCCGGAGCTCCAGGATGCGTAATTTCAACTGGGAAACCCTTCCAAAACACAGCGTGATAGGAAAGCACAATATCTGGACAGCAGATAAGACTGATGGGGAATACGAGTTGGACACGGATCACATGGAGGAATTGTTCAGCCACAAGCAGGGCCAGCAAAAACTCAAGGCCTTGAACCGTCAGAGTCTGAGGGGCCTGCCAACTCCTGGCTCAGGAGGTGAAATT GTTTCCATCCTCAGCTCCAAGAGGAGCATGAACCTTGGAATTTTCCTGAAGCAATTCAAGCG GCCTGTCAAAGATATGATTGAAGATATTAAATCAGGAAGTAGTCTCAATTTTGCTTCTGGAAAACTGAAGGAGCTATGCAAGCTGCTGCCAGACAAAGAGGAG GTGAAGCAGCTGGTCAGTTTTAAGGGTGATCATTTTGCTCTCCCAGAAGCAGATCTGTTTATGCTACTGCTGGTCAAGATTCCCAG TTATGAAGAGCGCCTCAACTGCTTGGTGGTCAAAGAGGAATTTTTTCCCCTCatggatgaaatgaaagaatTCATCAGCAGTTTAACGAATGCTGGAAACg aGCTCTTGGAGTCTGATCATCTCCATTCTGTCATTCGCCTGGTACTGAAGACTGGAAATTACATGAATGCA GGTGGTTATGCAGGCAGTGCAGTTGGCTTTCGAATGGCTTCTCTGTTGAAGTTAGCAGACACCAAGGCAAACAAACCTGGAATGAATCTTATGCATTACGTTGTGATT CAAGCTCAGAAAGCAGACAAGGCCCTGCTTAAATTTCCAGAACAACTTGAACACATTGAAGCTGCAGCAAG aataaataaaggtgaaaTTGAAGTAGAGTTTGAAAGACAGGTAAAAAAACTACAATCTGTCAAAGTGGACACCTTGAAGCAGGAAGACCTAAAGGCACAAATGGAGGACTTTCTTAAG GAGGCTGAGGTTTGTGTGGAAGAAATAGAGACTGATCTTCAGGAATTGCAGTCAGTGAGCGACTCTGTGGCAGAGTACTTCTGTGAAGACCCAAACAAATTCAGACTGGATGAGTGTTGCTCCATTTTCCACTCCTTTTGTGAGAAATTTATGCGAGCCATACAG GAAAACAAGGCTCGAGAGGGGGCAGATGTGCAGCGGAGGCACAGAGACAGATTGCAGTGTGCTACCAAGCGTCGATCCACAGCTACCTGCTCCAGCAGAGAAATGGATGGAATTGCATTAGAGTCTGTATTACAGAACTTCCTCACCAATCGTGCCTCTCGGAGGAGACTCGGGAGGCCCTCATCCTCTAATGGAAGCCCCACTAGTAGCAGCCCAAAAAATGGGAGCCTATCAGAAATTACTTCTCAAGAAAACCTCCCTACTCTGAATCAAAAGAGAGTTAAGGAGATAGGCAGAAAGGAGTGGAACTCAGCAAGTGAACTTACAGAGACCTCTTCACAGAAGAAAGTCCAGTCCAATAGCGAGGAGAACAATGCAAAAGCTGGCATTCCTcatgaagaagaaatgaaaccttccaaagaagaggaggactTTACACAACCAGTCAATAGGACCACCAGAATTTCCTCCTCAGGCAGATCTTTCTCAGCCACCCCTGATGATGGTGAGGAAGATGTACAGGACAATAATGAGGTGGAGGCCCAAAAGTTACGTGAAGCATCTAAAAAGGTTTTGCGCTTTCAGAACAGCCGTAGCAGCGTCTCATCTTCGGACCATTCTTTTGAAAATCAGAAATCTCCTAGTGCACGTACCAAATTACCTCGTCAACGCACCTTCGATGAGACCACAGATAGTTATCCTGGAGATCCAACCAATGAGGATTTAGTTAATTTCTTGCTCAATACTCAGTCCTCCTCAAAACGTAACCTTGGCCGCCGCCACACTCTTCCCACTAAAGTCCCAAAAACTGAGGAAGTAAAAGATGATCCATGGGCTCACCCTCCAGTCCGAACTCCTAATTCTGCAGCGAGAGAAAAAGACATACTGCCAGCAGAAGGTGACGGACACAGTCTTTCAAAACAAGTATTTGTTTTTACCAATGTATCCCACAAATCTCCATCtgcagaagagaaaaacaagccgATGGTTTCTTTAAACCATGCTCCAGATGAAGGTCTTGGGGAGCAAAACCAAGACAGTAAATCAGTGGAGACCACGAGCAGCCATGTACAGaagaataatgaaaatattcctCCCAAGAGTACATGGATTAAGACCGAAACCTCTGGactattttttagttttttaaaacgCCTTGGAGATTTGGGCAAACCGAACAGCAAGGAAACTGTAAACAAGGGCGCTGATTCTAGTGCATGA